One stretch of candidate division TA06 bacterium DNA includes these proteins:
- a CDS encoding helix-turn-helix transcriptional regulator, with product MDKLIEELNIFRLENRITQQQLAQLLEVSFPTINRWFNGKAMPRPIQRYHIEKFLAQKGKKVKA from the coding sequence ATGGATAAATTAATTGAAGAACTCAATATTTTCAGGCTGGAAAACAGAATAACGCAGCAACAGCTGGCCCAGCTCCTGGAAGTCTCATTTCCAACCATCAACAGATGGTTCAATGGTAAAGCTATGCCCAGACCAATCCAACGCTACCATATTGAGAAATTCCTGGCCCAGAAAGGCAAGAAGGTGAAAGCATGA